The sequence GATCGCGCTGTTGAAACCCGATCATTATCAAGATGGGGTTAAAATTGGTCGGGAACTGTTTGCGTCTCTCCCTGAAGACAACCGCATTGTGAAGCGAGAAAAAGAACGGTGGGCTTTGGAAAATCAACGGGATGCGTGCTTTGCGGATATGTATGTTCACCCGCAAGAAATTGACTACAATATCCACAGCTTATTTGATTTAATTATAGAATCAGGATTGGATTTTGTGGGCTTTTCTAATCCAGAATTGTGGAAATTAGAACGTTTGTTAGGAAATGCACCCGAGGCGTTAGAACGGGCGAAAACCTTAAGTCAACGGGAACAATATCGACTGATGGAATTACTTGATCCGGATATGACGACTCATTACGAGTTTTTCTTGGCGAAACCACCTTTACCTCAGTGTGATTGGTCAACGGATGCGGACTTTTTGGCAGCAATTCCTGAACGTCATCCTTGTCTGGATGGGTGGGAAAGTCGAACTTTGTTTAATGCCAATTATGAGTTGGTGAATCTCTCAGAAGATGAATTTAAGCTCTTACAAGTCATTGATGAAAACTCAGAACAACAGCAATCTTTGGGAGCAGTTTTAGCCGAAACTGGGGGAAGTTTAGAGGAAGCGCGATCGCTGCATCAGCAAAAATTAATCATTCTTACTCCTAATCAAGAGTGATTGGTTAAATCAAACGACTTCTAGTGTTGTAAGTTCAGGGAGGGAAGTTCCTTCCCTTTCCTCTGCTTTTCATCAACGAAAGATTACTAACAAATAATTATGTCGCGGTGGTTAATTTCTCAATATCATTCTGAACTCGAAAAAATTATTCAGTACGGTGGATCGCGCAAAGAAACTTCCATTCGTACCGCCTTTCAAAAGCTCTTAAATGAATATTGTAAAGCCCGTGACTTTCTTTTAATTCCAGAATTAGATTATCCCACAACATCTGGAAAAATTGTCTATCCTGATGGCACAATTAAAGATGCGCTACGGTTGGCTTGGGGCTATTGGGAAAGCAAAGATCAACAAGATTATTTAGATCGAGAAATTGAAGAGAAGTTTGCTAAAGGGTATCCCAACGATAATATTTTATTTGAAGATTCCCAGACGGCGGTTTTATTTCAAGCTGGGGAAGAAACAATGCGGGTGTCGATGCAGGATGCTGACGCACTCGATGAAATTTTAAACCGATTAATTAATTATGTTCGTCCTGAAGTTGAA comes from Halothece sp. PCC 7418 and encodes:
- a CDS encoding bifunctional 2-polyprenyl-6-hydroxyphenol methylase/3-demethylubiquinol 3-O-methyltransferase UbiG: MSDSKQIHSAVANLYDTYPFPPEPLLDEPPPGYNWRWNWTAAYEFCTGRKPKSQNIRILDAGCGTGVGTEYLVHLNPEASVTGIDISQEALNVAQERCQRSGANGVQFQQMNVEAAHQLEGQFEMINCVGVLHHLPDPVAGIKALAEKLAPGGIFHIFVYGELGRWEVRLMQSAIALLKPDHYQDGVKIGRELFASLPEDNRIVKREKERWALENQRDACFADMYVHPQEIDYNIHSLFDLIIESGLDFVGFSNPELWKLERLLGNAPEALERAKTLSQREQYRLMELLDPDMTTHYEFFLAKPPLPQCDWSTDADFLAAIPERHPCLDGWESRTLFNANYELVNLSEDEFKLLQVIDENSEQQQSLGAVLAETGGSLEEARSLHQQKLIILTPNQE